The genomic stretch GGCCGGACAAACGTTGCTGGTCGTCGTCAGCGAACAAGGCAGTTCGATGCCGTTTGCGAAATGGACTTGCTATGACAACGGGTTGCAGTCCGCCATGATCGCCCGCTGGCCGGGCCACATCCAACCGGGCACCGTCAACCCAGCAATGATTGAATACGTGGACCTGTTACCGACGTTCGTCGAAGCGGGTGGCGGAATACCTATCGAAGCGTTCCAGGGTCAAAGCCTGATACCCGTCTTTGCCGGCAAACAAGATCACAAGCATCACGTCTTCGGCATCATGACCACGCGAGGCATCAACAACGGTTCTGATCATTTCGGAATTCGTTCCGTCCGATCTGAAACCCACAAGCTGATTCGCAACTTGACACCGGATCAAATCTTCAAGAACGCTTGCACCCAGTCCAGCGAATTCAAAAGCTGGGTCGCGAAAGCCGATACCGGTGATCGCGACGCGGCCGAAAAAGTGCGAAAGTACCAGCGCCGACCAGAATTCGAACTCTACAATGTCGTAGCGGATCCGATGGAGATGGATAACCTCGCCGACGAATCCGAGTACGCCGATGTGGTCGCATCGCTGCGATCCGAACTGGATCAATGGATGGAACGCTGTGGCGACGAAGGGCAGCCAACCGAGATGCGGGCGATGGAGCACATGGGCCGCGGATCGAGAAAGAAGGCGAAGTGACGCGGCTCCAACGTTTCAAATCAGATTCCAGCAGAAACCTGATCGGATGCCCCCATTGAATGCTTACACACTATCCGTCGTGATGTTGTTCACTTGGTTGACTGTCGTGTCCGCGGATGACTTAGTGCACATCGACCGAGGCGGTGTTCGCGTGGGTGTCGATCGCGGGAAGGGTGCCGCGATCACGTGGCTGTCTTGGCCTGGGCACCCGACCAACGTGGTCAACGTGGCGGACCCCGGACGACTGATTCAACAATCCTATTACGCGGGGGCTTCGCTTGATCGACGTGCCGAAGGCCAAAGCCCGGCGTGGAGCCCATGGACGTGGAATCCGATTCAAGGTGGCGGCGTTGGGTCTTGGGCTCGCGTTGTCGATGCGAAGGTGACCGACGGAGTTCTGTACAGCGAAACGATCCCGAAACTCTGGGACATGCCCAGCGAAGAAGCAGGCGCCGTGATGCGTCAATGGACGGCGTTCGAACCGGCGATGGATGGCGTCATCGTGGTGACTTGCCAATTGACGTGTCAGCGAGACGATCGCGATGCATGGGGCCCGCCAAAACCGCGTCACCAGGAATTGCCGGCATGCTATTTCACGCGTCGATTTGATCAAGCGAAAAGCTATTTGGGGAACAACCAATGGCGCGACGAGAACCATCCGCCGGGTCCACCGTGGGGCAAGGCCAATCCACCTCTAGCCGCTATGGCTTGCTTTGAACCCGATGGCCAGGGCGTTGCTGTGTATAGCCCGGTGTCGAAAGGCCATTGGAATTTTGGTCCTCACGGAACGGGCGATAGCGACAACCCGTCGGATGGACCATGCATGCATCTGGCACCGATCCAATCGGTGACGTTGTCGCCCAAGTCCGTGTTCCGATATCGCTACTGGATCATCACGGGCGATGCTGAAGCACTGTCCGATCGACTCGATCAGTTGATCACTTTGTACTGCAAGGAATCGTTTGAACTCACGCGGTAGATGCTGACGCATCGCCATCGTTACCCCGGAAAATTGCCGATTAGAAACTAAATGCAGCCATCGAGTCTCTGGCTTGCTAGAATTTCAACCGATGTTAGTTCTTCCTCGTTCGAAACGAATCGCCCCATTACGAGCGACGTAACAGGAATGCGCGTTCATAGCGAATACGTGGCGACCTCGAATTCCAACTGTCGCACTCTCGATGCATCGGTGCTTCCATGAAATGCCTCCTTACGATCCTGACTTTTTTCGTGAGCCTTGCCCCTTTGCGGCCATGTTTTGGACAGGATGTGCGAGATGCAAAACCAGATGGACGTGACACCCAAGTTGAAGCGGCGTCTCTACTTGGAACCCTCCGAGATAACCTAGCAGCCTGTTGAAAAAGGCAACGATGGCCTTCGCGAGAAAACGATGGTCGACCGTTGGATTCGTGATGAGTCGACAAACAAGTCCTTGTTTGTTCGGCGATTGCATGAAACCATCACGCACGATGGAAAGACGTCGTCAAAAAAGTCGAAACGCGACCGGTATTTCGAGAGGACATCAAGTGGGCGAAATTCATGGCGTCTATATCCCGCAGTAAATCCACGGTGAAAAAGTTATTCAGGACGCGGACGTCGAGGGGGCGACGGAACTCTATGACGCGAGCTTTCGATGGATGGATGCCAAGGAAGGTGAGTTTGATGAATTACTCTTTACGATGGATGTACTTTCGGACCTAAAAAAGATCGATGAACTGCTGAACTTCGATGAACTGAAAGACGTGTCGACATCACGTGAATGAGCCAACGATTTTAGAAATCGAAAGGCGTGCTTTGGAGTCTGATTAGAAAGGCCGCTCTACATGACGCGGGCCGTTTTGAAGCGGACGATGCTTGACGGTCAGTTGATACGATCGGTCAACGGAAGTCGCTCGAGATCGATCAAGTCGATGGGACGACCTGCGGCTTCTTTCATTCGTCGCAACCACGCAAGTGAAGCGAAACGCCGACCTCCGACCGTGATGCACTGTTCCACCAAATCCGCAGCGGATTCATGGGGTAGGCCGGGGATGTGGTCGAAAATGTCTAGAAATCCTCGATCTGTACCGAGCATCATCAACGCTGAACTGCGGATGTAGTCGAAATTCACCGGGTAAGTTTTCTCGATCCCAGTCGCCGGATCGATCTCGTCGCCGATCCAGTATGCTCCGATCGATGTCAACGCGCCGAACAGCGCACGCTCGCTTTGCTCATTGCGGACAAAGACGACATCGACATCTTCCGTCGACCGAACGTAGCCGTGAATATTCACCGCGTGCCCACCGATAATGGCCGCCGACACACCGCTGGCCGCAAGCACGTCGAACAGACTCAACAAGCTGTCCGTCATGATTCAATTTCCGTTATCTGTTTTCGGGGCGATGTCGGCGGGCTCTGAAATTTCGTTCCAAGTAGGCTCGATATCCGTCTTGCGACGCTTTCAGCATTTCCATCGACTGACGGTTCAGTTCCTCGGCACGCTCGATCCGTTGCTCGGGGGTCAGCAAAAGCATGAGCTTGCGGCGGTAATTTTCGTTTGCGATGGAGCTGTTCGGTTCGTGGGTCATGATAGGACAAGTTTACTCAACGCAGCGTCGGATCAGAAACCAGTTTGGGCCAATATCCGCGAAGAATTCGCGAGCGTCGTTCGGATCGCATCTCGAAATTGCTTCCAATCGAGCTTACCAGCCTGTTGAAAAAGGGGGCTGACCCTTTGGAGACGTTGCTGAAACATTGTGAATTCGAAACGTCGGAGATGGCCAGACCCTTTTTTCAACAGGCTGTTACGCCATCGAGCGCCATACCTGGTCGGCGGCGGCAACGTCTTGCTCGGACGCATTGCCTCGGCCGTAGACGATTCGGTTGTAGGCGTCGACGACTCGGGTTGCCGGCGCGGTCATGGATCCGGTGGCAGCGGCCACGCGTGAGAGGAACTCGCTGGGTGTTTCGTCGCGTGCACGACTGATGCCGTTTTCGCGGCACCATGCTTCCCAGGCCGAGAACGTGATCACGATAACGCGTCGCGGATCGGTCTCTTTGCCGATCGGATTGACGAACGACGAGAACGATCGCGGTGGCACGCGAGTCTCGGCGGACAGAAATTCGTCAAAGGTGGATTTGTCCGCGATGGGACCGCGGGCGAACAGGTTGCTCCACCAAAGTGCGAGTGCATGACGGTTGAGATAGACGAAAGTGGCGACGATGGCCGCCAGCGCGACGAAGATGATGAA from Rubripirellula tenax encodes the following:
- a CDS encoding sulfatase family protein, which codes for MYRLFALAYLTFSVVTGASAQQPNIVFMIADDCTFRDIGCYGGQAYTPNIDKLAGEGMRFTRCFQSAPMCSPTRHNIYTGLYPVTSGAYPNHTRVEPGIKTVATYMKDLGYRVAHSGKGHVGPATAFDWEEIPGKSNPDFDKVDQFVGQCADSKTPFCLMLCSNEPHTPWNKGDASRYPPERIKLPPYFVDTPETRQGMSNYLAEITYYDGQVGEAIDVIDKHGLAGQTLLVVVSEQGSSMPFAKWTCYDNGLQSAMIARWPGHIQPGTVNPAMIEYVDLLPTFVEAGGGIPIEAFQGQSLIPVFAGKQDHKHHVFGIMTTRGINNGSDHFGIRSVRSETHKLIRNLTPDQIFKNACTQSSEFKSWVAKADTGDRDAAEKVRKYQRRPEFELYNVVADPMEMDNLADESEYADVVASLRSELDQWMERCGDEGQPTEMRAMEHMGRGSRKKAK